Proteins from a genomic interval of Vreelandella profundi:
- a CDS encoding 2OG-Fe dioxygenase family protein yields MKLDTLKHGFDLTSMPADSLADYWNPGVTEALKHQDWAKTDIRERIDLTAWQEFAADLPRDPYVNQRWKRMSWLALNDHGDVEDMGQCPMAQGGSFNDAESMADRLRFYDPLTTEFMARPDVKAFVGAWAKLWSIGAHEPILMQITGVRGEGSIDPLQGQGIHADGCKALSILVLNRENVAGGENHLYGDKAGTQPLVDIILDPGDILHLSDDRLFHSVDGIEQLDSEAPFERFIIIINSRFVDDFQNRMLRRHFPKAVLNEID; encoded by the coding sequence ATGAAACTCGATACCCTCAAGCACGGTTTCGATCTCACCTCCATGCCCGCCGATTCACTTGCTGATTATTGGAATCCGGGAGTGACCGAGGCGCTGAAGCATCAGGATTGGGCGAAAACCGATATTCGGGAGCGAATCGATCTGACAGCCTGGCAGGAGTTTGCCGCCGATCTTCCGCGGGATCCCTATGTCAACCAGCGGTGGAAGCGGATGTCCTGGCTCGCTCTGAACGATCATGGAGATGTCGAGGACATGGGCCAATGCCCGATGGCCCAGGGGGGATCCTTCAATGACGCGGAAAGCATGGCCGACCGCTTGCGTTTCTATGATCCGCTGACAACTGAATTCATGGCACGCCCGGATGTGAAGGCCTTCGTTGGCGCCTGGGCAAAGCTGTGGAGTATCGGTGCGCACGAACCGATCCTGATGCAGATCACCGGGGTTCGCGGAGAAGGCAGCATCGACCCCCTTCAGGGTCAGGGGATTCATGCCGATGGCTGCAAGGCCCTGAGCATTCTGGTCCTCAATCGAGAAAACGTGGCAGGGGGTGAAAACCACCTCTACGGCGACAAGGCTGGCACGCAGCCCTTGGTCGATATCATCCTGGATCCGGGTGATATCCTTCATCTGAGCGATGACCGGCTATTCCACAGTGTCGATGGGATCGAACAGCTCGACAGCGAAGCACCTTTCGAGCGGTTTATCATCATCATCAACAGCCGCTTCGTGGACGACTTCCAGAACCGCATGTTGCGTCGCCACTTCCCGAAAGCGGTCCTCAATGAGATCGACTGA
- a CDS encoding glutathione S-transferase family protein: MITLWGRNNSTNVKKVLWVLEELELPFELIHAGLQHGVNDTAEYLAMNPNGLVPLFKDDATDSLLWESNTIIRYLAALYGQRRLWIEAPAERAQAEKWMDWSNSTLSPKHRAILIGYVRTPLEKRDSAAIEAAIKECEAAFAIMDSALANQRWFSGDAFGLGDIAIAPFFYNLWNSGIAWQPHPHLERWYQQLTERASFQKIVMIPVT; the protein is encoded by the coding sequence ATGATTACGCTTTGGGGCCGCAACAACTCCACCAACGTTAAAAAAGTGCTGTGGGTGTTAGAAGAGCTTGAGCTGCCCTTTGAGCTAATCCATGCAGGGCTTCAGCACGGGGTGAATGACACTGCGGAGTACCTCGCCATGAACCCTAATGGCCTGGTGCCGCTGTTCAAAGACGATGCCACCGATAGCCTGCTTTGGGAATCCAACACCATTATTCGTTACCTTGCCGCGCTGTATGGTCAGCGCAGGCTTTGGATTGAGGCTCCCGCCGAGCGGGCACAGGCTGAAAAATGGATGGACTGGTCGAATAGCACGCTCTCGCCTAAACACCGTGCCATCTTGATAGGCTACGTAAGAACCCCGTTAGAAAAACGCGATAGCGCTGCCATTGAAGCAGCGATTAAAGAGTGTGAAGCGGCCTTTGCCATCATGGATAGCGCGCTCGCAAACCAGCGCTGGTTTTCCGGCGATGCTTTCGGCTTGGGCGATATTGCCATCGCCCCGTTTTTCTACAACTTATGGAACAGCGGCATTGCTTGGCAACCGCACCCCCACCTAGAGCGCTGGTACCAGCAGCTTACAGAACGTGCGAGCTTCCAGAAAATCGTAATGATTCCCGTTACGTGA
- a CDS encoding isochorismatase family protein: MRARNGAQRLTGAVPEGDAGGESPLHARQGEVLVEQKANMARAHRRVVANKMKQRALILIDVQKGLSGLVIVGVTTDYCVSTTTRMAGNLGFNVELVHDCTATFDRKGINAEVLCADEMQRINVASLNGEFCRVVDTSKVLSVIRA, translated from the coding sequence TTGCGGGCCAGAAATGGCGCGCAGCGCCTGACTGGCGCTGTTCCCGAAGGTGATGCTGGGGGTGAAAGTCCTCTGCACGCCCGGCAAGGGGAGGTGCTAGTCGAACAGAAAGCCAACATGGCGCGGGCTCACCGAAGGGTGGTTGCCAACAAAATGAAACAGCGAGCTTTAATTTTAATTGACGTTCAAAAAGGACTAAGTGGTTTAGTAATTGTCGGAGTGACGACAGACTATTGTGTTTCAACTACCACGCGCATGGCGGGCAATCTTGGTTTCAATGTTGAATTGGTACACGACTGCACAGCAACCTTTGACCGCAAGGGCATCAACGCTGAAGTGCTGTGCGCAGATGAAATGCAGCGAATAAACGTGGCAAGTTTGAACGGTGAATTTTGTAGAGTCGTCGATACGTCAAAAGTCTTGTCGGTCATAAGGGCATAA
- a CDS encoding ketopantoate reductase family protein, whose product MKDTHWIIGPGAIGRLLAHSLSPLTTTTLIGRRALPEQQVVTTPEGEQRLQRLKLYTLEQIALKANGLPCYVHITAKAMAAEAALASLADVIPATTPLVLWQNGFLAQPRITQAWPGPVLCATTTEGAYLTGDDGVVHAGRGHTFIGDLNNQHGGLAQTLAQTLNQAGLAATAVDDIRSRLWQKLAVNAAINPLVALNGVRNGELRDAAYSGQVEAVVKEVAAIMLAEGIQPPKGATDENAWLSMVWQVVRNTANNKASMLQDVAAKRPTERGAILGPLIERAEHHGLSCEVLNGLNREIEALEARYLS is encoded by the coding sequence ATGAAAGACACCCACTGGATTATCGGCCCTGGGGCCATTGGCCGTCTGTTGGCCCATTCGCTTTCACCTTTAACCACTACGACGCTCATCGGTCGCCGTGCACTGCCTGAACAACAAGTGGTTACCACGCCAGAAGGCGAGCAGCGTTTACAGCGTTTGAAGTTGTACACGTTGGAGCAGATCGCGCTTAAAGCAAATGGCCTGCCCTGCTATGTGCATATCACCGCTAAAGCGATGGCCGCTGAGGCAGCGCTGGCAAGCCTTGCGGATGTGATTCCTGCGACGACTCCACTGGTACTGTGGCAAAACGGTTTTTTGGCGCAGCCGCGTATTACTCAAGCGTGGCCCGGGCCTGTGTTGTGTGCCACCACCACTGAAGGCGCTTACTTAACGGGCGATGATGGCGTGGTGCATGCGGGGCGTGGGCATACGTTTATAGGGGATCTAAACAATCAGCACGGCGGGCTCGCGCAAACGCTTGCCCAAACATTAAACCAGGCAGGGCTTGCTGCAACCGCGGTGGATGATATTCGTAGTCGCCTATGGCAGAAACTGGCGGTGAACGCGGCGATTAATCCGCTGGTGGCGCTAAATGGCGTGCGTAACGGCGAGTTACGAGATGCGGCGTATTCAGGCCAGGTGGAGGCAGTGGTAAAGGAAGTCGCGGCGATTATGTTAGCTGAGGGCATTCAGCCGCCGAAGGGAGCAACCGATGAAAACGCCTGGCTGTCGATGGTGTGGCAGGTAGTGAGGAACACCGCTAATAATAAGGCGTCGATGTTGCAGGATGTGGCAGCGAAACGCCCTACCGAGCGCGGGGCAATTTTAGGCCCGCTGATTGAGCGTGCAGAACATCACGGATTGAGTTGTGAGGTGTTAAATGGGCTTAATAGAGAGATAGAGGCATTGGAGGCTCGGTACTTGAGCTAA
- a CDS encoding DUF4011 domain-containing protein produces the protein MSQNGPSALKLHVTLVEKINFACHQSAFAVLRDLRIENTNEEHDLSDLTVTLDASPAFVKQKNWRVDRLAAGGLLALKDRDLELDGGFLLGLTESMRGTVTFTVRQSGEVLTEQNMPVELLACNEWGGASYMPELLAAFCTPNDPAVDKLLGQASHILRKAGKPDQINGYDANSREQVWLMASAIYNAIVKLQLGYALPPASFEKNGQKVRLPHLIESAKVATCLDTTLLFAAALEQAQLNPLVILTEGHALVGLWLEKEDLASVVIDEAETLRQRIPLQELILIETTYTTSHPSPPFSKAVEAGNKQVSLDKDHEFIAAVDIRRARAHRINPISLKSQAELSSETSETSDTADIFEPTLEEAPDLPATTVHIEQEVFEDSPSGRLERWQRKLLDLSARNPLLNQKPSKSSLQLVCGDPSGLEDLLATGARISIAPFPRLQAQEQDQDIHQQRTGENLKDVYSRDALTKKQVLVELTQEELEKRSVDIYRKAQTSLKEGGSNTLFLAVGFLLWKPNDKGSRRYRAPLILLPVSLERKSVRSGVKMVASDDEPRFNTTLLELLKTDFAIDIKGLTGALPEDESGVDVSGIWNRVRHAIKAVPGFEVVEDVVLGHFSFAKYLMWKDLMDRSEALKESPVVKHLLDTPREPYDSDIRFVEAKDIDREYTPADLLTPLPADSSQMSAIATADRGKDFVIIGPPGTGKSQTIGNLIAHMLGKGKKVLFVSEKTAALDVVHRRLREIGLGQFCLELHSNKAKKADVLDQLRTSWTSASASSANDWKAEGERLKTLRDRLNHVVNALHRRHRNGLTAHYAMGVKIRDAGLAAKVKLSWAKAEIHDEQQLEQLRAIASLLSVQAKAVGNLVDHPLSVIQQHDWRPQWQEEVVSVARQLKKSADKMSHELSAVEKALGIRLGTLNFAKFSAVAECCQVLLDAYRQSASFALEPDAPDLFDALEEAVIQLKTYIATQAKLSCSYAPLAWQQLDTTVLGPAWAAANQTWWPKSWFAKRGVVKQLREGGAQGTPNPDNDIPVLTQLRETGSNIDRLDALLKGIKGWDAYNSDPEAMAALKLLGTRARVAVGKLADDAETLTSLRAKIRSLLYDANDLLAPEAPIGRVIIDFQATFDEFTVLKSQFEDLIGAVLERHLPAEEPALTAVSAHCQQIVEHHISLKEWCAWMRRRTEALDYQLGPLVDAIEQGNIDTDQIEDVFEAAYCEWWSSAVIGEDDVLRTFSSPEHQAAIQNFRELDTRFSALTAKYIAARLSGEIPDQDAIQKSSSWGVLRHELQKKMRHKPVREMMETIPGVITTLAPCLMMSPLSIAQFLSPGQALFDVVIFDEASQITVWDAVGSLARGKQVIVAGDPKQMPPSNFFGRSDDDPDGDVDGEGDLESILDELMGASIPLRVLNLHYRSRRESLIAFSNSRYYDNSLVTFPAPVHPDKGVSLVRPEGFYARGKARHNQGEAKAIVSEIIRRLTSEDAAARRQSIGVVTFNTEQQSLIEDLLDKARGEDPSIEWAFSDDELEPVFVKNLETVQGDERDVILFSITYGPDESGHVTMNFGPLNRNGGERRLNVAMTRARSEMVVFSTLAPERIDLSRTSARAVADLKHFLEYAERGASALGAAVHGSIGDFESPFEVAVARGLREKGWIVHPQIGVSAYRIDMGIVHPDKPGVYLAGIECDGAMYHSSVYARERDKVRQSVLEGLGWTLFRVWSTDWWIHRAKALDILDASLTQQLEKSTADK, from the coding sequence ATGTCTCAAAATGGTCCATCGGCCCTTAAGCTGCACGTGACATTGGTAGAAAAGATTAACTTTGCCTGCCACCAAAGTGCCTTTGCAGTTCTGCGTGATTTGCGGATTGAAAATACCAATGAAGAACACGACCTCTCTGACCTAACCGTCACGTTAGATGCCTCTCCTGCCTTTGTTAAACAGAAAAACTGGAGAGTTGATCGTTTGGCAGCGGGTGGGCTATTGGCGTTAAAGGATCGAGATCTTGAACTAGATGGTGGCTTTCTTCTCGGCCTCACAGAATCAATGCGTGGGACGGTAACGTTTACGGTTCGACAGAGTGGCGAGGTTTTAACTGAGCAGAATATGCCGGTGGAGCTGTTAGCCTGCAACGAGTGGGGCGGGGCTTCCTATATGCCTGAGCTATTGGCAGCCTTCTGTACACCTAACGACCCAGCGGTAGACAAGCTGTTGGGACAAGCAAGCCACATTTTGCGCAAGGCAGGCAAGCCAGACCAAATCAATGGTTATGATGCTAATAGCCGTGAGCAGGTATGGCTAATGGCTTCAGCCATTTACAATGCAATTGTAAAGCTGCAACTAGGTTATGCGCTACCGCCAGCCAGCTTTGAGAAAAACGGCCAGAAAGTTCGTCTTCCTCACCTTATTGAAAGTGCTAAGGTAGCCACCTGCTTAGATACCACCTTATTATTTGCGGCCGCACTAGAGCAGGCTCAGCTGAATCCACTGGTCATTCTTACTGAAGGTCACGCGCTGGTGGGTCTTTGGCTCGAAAAAGAAGATCTTGCCAGTGTAGTGATTGATGAAGCAGAAACGTTACGTCAGCGCATCCCTTTACAAGAACTCATTCTCATTGAGACTACCTACACGACTAGCCATCCTTCGCCGCCTTTTTCTAAAGCGGTTGAGGCGGGTAATAAGCAAGTCTCGTTGGATAAAGACCATGAGTTTATTGCAGCGGTCGATATTCGTCGGGCGCGGGCGCACCGTATCAACCCTATTAGCTTAAAGTCTCAGGCAGAGTTGAGCAGCGAAACCAGCGAAACCAGCGACACAGCCGATATTTTTGAACCGACATTAGAAGAAGCCCCAGACCTACCGGCAACTACTGTTCATATAGAACAAGAGGTATTTGAGGATTCGCCAAGCGGGCGTTTAGAGCGCTGGCAGCGTAAGTTGCTAGACCTATCAGCTCGAAACCCATTGCTAAACCAAAAGCCCAGCAAAAGTAGCCTGCAGTTGGTATGCGGTGACCCCAGCGGGTTAGAGGATTTATTGGCGACAGGCGCGCGCATTTCAATCGCACCTTTTCCTAGATTACAGGCTCAAGAGCAAGACCAGGATATTCATCAGCAGCGAACGGGTGAGAATCTGAAAGATGTTTACTCCCGCGACGCGCTGACTAAGAAGCAAGTATTGGTAGAGCTGACCCAAGAGGAGCTAGAGAAACGCTCGGTAGACATTTACCGTAAGGCGCAAACTTCATTGAAGGAAGGTGGCTCTAATACTCTATTTTTAGCGGTTGGTTTTTTATTGTGGAAACCAAACGATAAAGGTAGCCGCCGTTATCGCGCTCCGCTGATTTTGCTGCCTGTTTCGCTAGAACGAAAGTCGGTGCGTAGTGGTGTGAAGATGGTCGCAAGCGATGATGAACCGCGATTCAACACAACGTTGCTGGAGTTATTGAAGACAGATTTTGCTATCGATATCAAAGGCCTTACTGGCGCTCTGCCCGAAGACGAGAGTGGAGTAGATGTGAGCGGCATTTGGAACCGGGTGCGCCATGCCATCAAGGCGGTGCCTGGCTTTGAGGTGGTGGAAGATGTAGTGCTTGGGCACTTTTCTTTCGCTAAGTATTTGATGTGGAAAGACCTGATGGATCGCTCCGAAGCGCTAAAGGAGAGTCCAGTGGTGAAGCATCTTCTGGATACTCCTCGCGAGCCCTACGACAGCGATATTCGTTTTGTAGAAGCTAAAGATATTGATCGTGAATACACGCCTGCGGATTTATTAACCCCACTGCCTGCTGATTCTTCCCAGATGTCGGCCATTGCCACAGCAGATAGAGGGAAAGATTTTGTCATTATCGGCCCGCCTGGTACGGGTAAGAGCCAAACGATCGGCAACCTTATTGCCCATATGCTAGGCAAAGGAAAAAAAGTACTTTTCGTATCTGAGAAGACAGCAGCTCTTGACGTGGTGCATCGCCGCTTACGTGAAATTGGACTTGGCCAGTTCTGCCTTGAGCTTCATTCCAATAAAGCTAAAAAAGCAGATGTGTTGGATCAGTTGCGGACTTCCTGGACTAGCGCTTCTGCATCGTCAGCGAACGATTGGAAGGCAGAGGGTGAACGGCTTAAAACACTGCGTGATCGCTTGAATCACGTCGTGAATGCCTTGCATCGACGCCACCGTAACGGTTTGACAGCGCATTATGCGATGGGCGTTAAAATTCGCGATGCCGGCTTGGCTGCTAAGGTGAAGCTTAGCTGGGCTAAAGCCGAGATTCACGATGAGCAGCAATTGGAACAACTTCGCGCAATAGCGTCACTGTTAAGCGTTCAGGCGAAGGCAGTGGGCAACTTGGTGGATCATCCTCTAAGCGTCATTCAACAACACGATTGGCGTCCTCAGTGGCAGGAAGAGGTCGTCAGTGTTGCCCGGCAGCTAAAGAAAAGTGCCGATAAAATGTCGCATGAACTGTCAGCCGTTGAGAAAGCTTTGGGGATTCGCTTAGGTACGCTCAATTTTGCCAAGTTCTCTGCCGTGGCGGAGTGCTGCCAAGTGTTGTTGGATGCCTATCGCCAATCAGCTTCGTTCGCTCTTGAGCCCGATGCACCTGACCTCTTTGACGCGCTAGAGGAGGCGGTAATTCAGCTTAAAACCTATATCGCCACCCAGGCTAAACTAAGCTGCAGTTATGCGCCTTTGGCTTGGCAGCAACTAGACACTACGGTGCTAGGCCCGGCTTGGGCAGCAGCCAATCAAACGTGGTGGCCAAAAAGCTGGTTTGCCAAGCGTGGTGTGGTGAAGCAGTTGCGTGAAGGAGGAGCGCAAGGCACACCAAATCCAGACAACGATATTCCTGTTTTAACGCAGCTACGCGAAACGGGCAGCAATATTGATCGTTTAGATGCCCTACTGAAAGGGATTAAGGGATGGGACGCTTATAATTCTGATCCGGAGGCCATGGCTGCGTTAAAACTCTTGGGGACACGTGCACGTGTAGCGGTGGGTAAACTGGCTGATGATGCTGAGACCTTGACGTCGCTGCGCGCTAAGATTCGCTCGTTGTTATACGACGCCAATGATTTGCTAGCACCTGAGGCCCCGATAGGTCGAGTCATTATTGATTTTCAAGCAACCTTTGACGAGTTTACTGTACTGAAAAGCCAGTTCGAAGACTTGATTGGTGCTGTTCTGGAAAGACATTTACCTGCCGAAGAGCCCGCGTTAACCGCAGTGAGCGCGCACTGCCAGCAGATTGTAGAACACCATATTTCACTTAAAGAGTGGTGCGCTTGGATGCGTCGGCGTACTGAGGCACTAGATTATCAGCTTGGGCCTCTGGTCGATGCTATTGAGCAGGGGAACATTGATACTGATCAAATAGAAGATGTGTTTGAAGCCGCCTACTGTGAATGGTGGTCGTCAGCAGTCATTGGCGAAGATGACGTACTGCGAACTTTCTCATCGCCTGAGCATCAGGCTGCAATACAAAATTTCCGCGAGCTTGATACTCGTTTCAGTGCTCTGACAGCCAAGTATATTGCCGCGCGCTTGTCTGGTGAGATTCCCGACCAAGATGCGATTCAGAAAAGCTCTTCTTGGGGTGTGTTGCGACACGAATTGCAGAAAAAAATGCGTCATAAGCCCGTTCGGGAAATGATGGAAACCATCCCCGGTGTGATTACTACGCTTGCTCCGTGCCTGATGATGTCTCCGCTATCTATCGCGCAATTCCTCTCGCCAGGTCAGGCATTGTTCGATGTGGTGATTTTTGATGAAGCCTCACAGATCACGGTGTGGGATGCGGTTGGCTCTCTCGCCCGAGGTAAACAAGTCATTGTGGCAGGCGACCCGAAGCAAATGCCCCCAAGTAACTTCTTTGGTCGCTCTGATGATGACCCTGATGGCGATGTGGATGGTGAGGGCGATCTTGAAAGTATTCTTGATGAACTAATGGGCGCTAGCATTCCCCTGCGAGTACTAAATTTACATTACCGCTCTCGCCGAGAGAGTCTGATTGCGTTCTCTAATAGTCGTTACTATGACAATTCACTCGTTACCTTTCCTGCGCCTGTTCATCCTGATAAAGGTGTATCGCTGGTGCGCCCAGAAGGTTTTTATGCGCGTGGCAAGGCGCGGCATAACCAAGGAGAAGCTAAGGCAATTGTCTCGGAAATTATACGGCGTCTTACCTCTGAAGATGCCGCGGCGCGTCGGCAGTCAATTGGCGTGGTTACCTTTAATACCGAACAGCAGAGCTTAATTGAAGATCTGCTTGATAAAGCCCGTGGGGAAGACCCAAGCATTGAATGGGCGTTCTCTGATGACGAGCTAGAACCGGTATTTGTGAAAAACCTGGAAACCGTGCAAGGCGATGAGCGAGACGTCATATTGTTTAGCATCACCTACGGGCCCGACGAATCCGGGCACGTAACGATGAACTTTGGCCCGTTGAACCGTAATGGTGGTGAGCGACGGTTGAATGTCGCCATGACTCGCGCTCGCTCTGAAATGGTGGTGTTTTCCACGCTAGCACCGGAGCGCATCGATTTATCCAGAACGTCCGCTAGGGCGGTCGCCGATTTAAAACACTTCTTGGAGTATGCCGAGCGGGGGGCTTCAGCGTTGGGCGCAGCCGTGCATGGCTCTATCGGTGACTTTGAATCACCTTTTGAAGTCGCCGTAGCGAGAGGGCTTCGCGAAAAAGGCTGGATAGTGCATCCACAAATCGGTGTGTCTGCCTACCGTATTGATATGGGGATCGTGCACCCGGATAAACCCGGTGTTTATCTGGCAGGTATTGAGTGTGATGGTGCCATGTATCACAGCTCCGTTTATGCCCGTGAGCGCGATAAAGTACGCCAGAGTGTGTTGGAAGGCTTGGGCTGGACGCTATTCAGAGTCTGGTCAACAGATTGGTGGATTCATCGTGCGAAAGCGTTAGACATATTGGATGCATCTTTAACCCAGCAGTTGGAGAAGAGCACTGCTGACAAATAG
- a CDS encoding GGDEF domain-containing phosphodiesterase produces MAVQGYDRDRRVIYWNEGSTRLYGYTAKEAQGQLLEDLIIPAFMRDGVIQAHSAWIKEGMDIPAEELELKHKTGELISVFSQHLMLNEHTDSPLMFCVDVDLSDQKRAHRDLEFATRFDRLTHLPNRQTFEADLDSLLDSCRRQGNGLATIYLDIDHFVEINDALGYDQGDLLLIELTRRLRECQRATDLVSRVSSDEFVLAFPGIHLDSDARRVVRHVQNVFREPFVLDGRERQVTACLGVALFPENGESSRELIRNADVAKNRAKLDGRGDVRFFQQKLHDELVRQHYLSARLDEALDNGEFSLHYQPQVSAASGRIENLEALIRWQPAEGPPISTAEFIPLAERSGVIHRLGDWVIEEACRQQVEWRAKGFHEHRIDINVSGRQLVCPDTLKSFEDSLQRHGLGPRDIGIELTENVLIEADETVLEDLRRLYHRGIRIAIDDFGTGYSSLSYLKHFPVTALKIDRSFIHDAPTQPKDRAILEGAIFIGHRLGLEVVAEGVENAEQWSLLREMHCDLVQGFFFYRPMPAKEIDRLLGGFVPSHEGLLN; encoded by the coding sequence ATGGCGGTTCAGGGGTATGATCGCGATCGGCGAGTGATTTACTGGAATGAGGGTAGCACTCGTCTCTATGGCTATACCGCTAAGGAAGCCCAGGGACAGCTACTGGAAGATCTTATCATTCCTGCCTTCATGCGTGATGGGGTGATCCAGGCTCATAGTGCCTGGATCAAAGAAGGGATGGATATACCCGCTGAGGAACTCGAGCTCAAGCACAAAACCGGTGAACTGATATCGGTCTTTTCGCAGCATCTGATGCTTAATGAGCATACCGACTCCCCCTTAATGTTCTGCGTGGATGTCGATCTTTCCGACCAAAAGCGCGCCCACCGTGACCTGGAATTCGCCACCCGTTTCGACAGGCTCACCCACCTCCCTAACCGCCAGACCTTCGAGGCCGACCTGGACAGTCTGTTGGATTCCTGTCGACGCCAGGGCAATGGCCTGGCAACCATCTACCTGGACATCGACCACTTCGTCGAGATCAATGATGCCCTTGGCTATGATCAGGGCGATCTCCTGCTCATTGAGCTGACTCGGCGACTGAGAGAGTGCCAGCGAGCCACTGACCTGGTGTCCCGTGTCTCTAGCGATGAATTCGTGCTGGCCTTTCCCGGCATCCACTTGGACTCCGATGCCAGACGGGTCGTTCGCCATGTCCAGAATGTCTTTCGGGAACCTTTTGTCCTGGATGGTCGGGAGCGTCAGGTCACGGCCTGCCTGGGCGTGGCGCTCTTTCCCGAGAATGGTGAATCATCACGCGAATTGATCCGTAATGCCGATGTTGCCAAGAATCGCGCCAAACTGGATGGCCGGGGTGATGTACGCTTCTTCCAACAGAAGCTCCATGATGAGCTGGTTCGCCAGCACTATCTCTCGGCACGACTCGATGAAGCCCTGGATAACGGTGAATTCTCCCTTCACTACCAGCCCCAGGTCTCGGCGGCCAGTGGGCGAATAGAGAATCTCGAGGCCTTGATACGCTGGCAGCCTGCCGAGGGCCCGCCGATCTCGACTGCCGAGTTTATCCCGCTGGCCGAGCGTTCCGGTGTGATCCATCGTCTGGGCGACTGGGTCATCGAAGAGGCTTGCCGCCAGCAGGTGGAATGGCGTGCCAAGGGATTTCATGAGCACCGCATCGACATAAATGTCTCGGGGCGTCAACTGGTGTGTCCCGATACCCTCAAGAGCTTCGAGGACTCGTTACAGCGTCACGGCTTAGGTCCGCGGGATATTGGCATCGAATTGACCGAGAATGTCCTGATCGAAGCCGATGAGACTGTCCTCGAGGACCTGCGGCGCCTCTATCATCGCGGTATTCGCATTGCTATTGACGACTTCGGGACCGGCTATTCCTCCCTGAGCTATCTCAAGCACTTTCCAGTCACCGCCCTGAAAATCGATCGCTCCTTCATCCACGACGCTCCCACACAGCCGAAGGATAGGGCCATCCTGGAGGGTGCTATCTTCATCGGCCATCGGTTGGGATTGGAGGTGGTGGCCGAAGGCGTCGAGAACGCCGAACAGTGGTCATTGCTTCGCGAAATGCATTGCGACCTCGTCCAGGGGTTCTTCTTCTACCGTCCGATGCCTGCTAAGGAAATCGACCGCCTGCTGGGCGGTTTCGTGCCTAGTCACGAAGGGCTGTTGAACTGA
- the mmsB gene encoding 3-hydroxyisobutyrate dehydrogenase: protein MTTIAFIGLGNMGGPMAANLSKAGFNVRAFDLSAETLEVAKSHGCEVARSAQEAATDADFVISMLPAGKHVRGLYVDGEAPLFDVIKQSALVIDCSTIDADTARSVAAAGAEKGIGFVDAPVSGGVGGAQAGTLTFIVGGSGAQFEQAKPVLDVMGKNIFHAGDHGAGQVAKACNNMLLSILMAGTCEAINMGVKNGLDPAVLSEIMKQSSGGNWALNVYNPYPGVMENAPASKDYQGGFQVDLMIKDLGLAMDISQQSVSAVPMGSAARSLFTLHKAKGNGKLDFSSLMQFYQDKQ, encoded by the coding sequence ATGACCACTATTGCGTTTATTGGCTTAGGTAATATGGGTGGCCCGATGGCGGCCAACCTTTCTAAGGCAGGCTTTAACGTTCGCGCGTTTGATCTTTCGGCCGAGACGCTTGAGGTCGCTAAGTCTCATGGATGTGAAGTGGCTCGCTCTGCCCAGGAAGCCGCCACGGATGCCGACTTTGTGATTTCCATGCTGCCCGCAGGTAAGCACGTGCGTGGGCTCTATGTGGACGGCGAGGCGCCGCTATTTGATGTCATCAAGCAAAGCGCGCTGGTGATTGACTGCTCTACCATCGATGCTGATACCGCCCGCAGCGTGGCCGCCGCCGGTGCTGAAAAAGGCATTGGCTTTGTGGATGCGCCGGTGTCTGGCGGGGTAGGTGGTGCGCAGGCGGGCACGCTGACATTTATTGTGGGCGGCAGCGGCGCTCAGTTTGAGCAAGCTAAGCCCGTGCTTGATGTAATGGGCAAAAATATCTTCCATGCCGGTGATCATGGGGCGGGGCAGGTGGCTAAAGCGTGTAACAACATGCTGCTATCCATCCTGATGGCGGGCACCTGTGAAGCGATCAATATGGGCGTCAAAAATGGCCTCGACCCTGCCGTGCTGTCAGAAATTATGAAGCAAAGCTCTGGCGGCAACTGGGCGCTGAATGTGTATAACCCCTACCCAGGCGTGATGGAAAACGCACCGGCTTCCAAAGATTACCAGGGCGGTTTCCAAGTGGACCTGATGATCAAAGATTTAGGTCTCGCCATGGATATCAGCCAGCAAAGCGTCTCTGCCGTGCCCATGGGTTCTGCTGCGCGCTCGCTGTTCACCCTGCACAAAGCCAAAGGTAACGGAAAGCTCGATTTCTCAAGCCTGATGCAGTTTTATCAAGATAAACAGTAG